The window GGCCAGGTCCACGCAGATCTGCCCGGTGTCGGCGGGCTCGTCGGTGGCCGGGTCCGTCAGCACCACGTCGTAGCCCGGCATCTCCCGCCCCATCGACCCGCGCACCACGCGCTGACCGGGGCCGTTGCCCAGCAGTACGGTCGTCTCGGTCTGCCCGAACCCGTCGCGCACGGTCACGCCCCATGCCTCGCGCACGCGGTCCACCACCTCGGGGTTGAGCGGCTCCCCGGCGGCCACCGCCTCGCGCAGCCCCACGTCCCACGCGGCGGGGTCGGCCTGCGCCAGAGTCCGCCACACCGTCGGCGGCGCGCACAGCGTGTCCACCCCGCAGCGCACGATCGCGTCCAGCAGCCCCGCCGCGTCGAAGCGCTCCTGGTTGACGACCAGCACCGTCGCCTCGGCGTTCCACGGCGCGAACACGCTGCCGTAGGCGTGCTTGGCCCACCCCGGCTCGGACACGTTGAGGTGGACGTCGCCCGGCCGCACACCCAGCCAGTACATGGTCGACAGGTGCCCCACCGGGTACGAGCGCTGGGTGTGCACGACCAGCTTGGGCAGGGTGGCGGTGCCGGAGGTGAAGTACAGCAGCAGGGGGTCGTCGGGGTGGGTGGTGTGCGGGGGGTGGAAGTCCAGACCGGCGTGCTCGGAGTCGGCGTAGTTCAGCCACCCCTCCATGTAGCCCGTGCAGATCCGCGTCCAGTGCCCCCGCAGCGGGGCGAACTTCTCGGTCTCGGCGGCCGAGCACACCACGTGCGCGATCTCGCCGCGCTCCAGCCGGTCCAGCAGGTCGCCCTCGGACAGGGAGGTGGGGGTGGGGCAGACCACGGCGCCGAGCTTGGTCGCGGCGAGCAGGGTCTCCCACAGCTCCACCTGGTTGCCCAGCATCAGCAGGATCCGGTCGCCCGGGTGCACGCCCTGGTTGTTCAGCCAGTTGGCCACCTGGGCGGAGCGCTCCGACATCCGCCGGTAGGTGTACCTGGCCTGGCCGCCGTCCTCCTCCACGATCCACAGCGCCGTCCGGTCCGGACGGCGCCCGGCCACCTCGTCGAAGTAGTCCAGCGCCCAGTTGAACCGGTCCGACCGGGGCCAGGTGAACTCCCGGTGCGCCCTCCCCTGGTCCTCGCGCAGGTCCAGGAGCAGGTCCCGGGCGGCGCGGAACTCGGCCGCGCCCGCGGCTGCCGTCTCTCTCGACATGTGGCGACCTCCGGTTCGTGGACAGGGCGCCGACCGCACTGTCCGCCGGTCCCGCCCGGGCTGGGCGGTGCAACGGGTGTGCCCCGCTGGTCCTACCCGGGATGCGCCGCCGTGACGCTTGGGGCCCGTGGTCCGGACGGGCCCTTGACCTCGGGTGACGGTTCGGGCGTCCGGACGGGGAGGCGCCGGACGTGGCGTGCGTCGGTGGCGGTGGGCGGCGCGCGTGCGGTGGGGCGGAGGCACGGGAGAGCACAACCCCGTCCGCAGTCGGGCGCCCGGCGCCGCGGGCCGGGACGGTGACCGCATGCGGCCCCGCGGGGCGGGTTCCGCTGGCTCTAGGATGTGTGGACATGGAGGAACTTCGCGGACACCACGGAACCTGGCGGATCGACGACGAGACGATCCGTGTCCGCTTCGACTCCGGCCGCAAGGTGCCCGCCCTGTTCCGGTCGCTGGGGAGCTGCTCGGTTCCGCTGGCCGCCGTCCGCGAGGTCGACTTCGACCGGGGCACCCGCAAGCACGGGTGGCGGCTGCGGCTGCGGCTGGTGGAGGGCGGCGACCCCTACGCGCTCCTGGGCGTCCCCGGCCGGGACGCGCTCACCCCGCTGCTGATCACCGGCCCGCACGACGGAGAACTCCTCGCCGAGTACTACTCCGAGCAGATCGCCTCCTCGGCCCGCTTCGCCCGCGAGACCCTGACCGGGGAACTCGACCCGCGCGAGGTCGCCCGGGGACTGGTGGCCCGGCCCCCGCTCCAGGTCCGCACCGCCGAGGGCACGGCCTCCTTCGACGGCACCCGCGTGCGCCTCCAGTGGGACAACTGGCTGGCCAGCACGGCCAAGCAGAAGGAGAAGGCCCGCGACTACCAGCTCTCCGAGATCGAGACCGCCCACTGGCACCCGCCGGTCGACGTCACCGAGGGCTACCTGCGCATCGTGCTGCGCGGGGTGACCATCCCCGAGGCCACGGCGCTGGACCACGACTTCTTCACGCTCGCCTCGCACGGGACCAAGGGCAGCGAGGAGACCCTGCTGATGGCCGCCACCGTCAACGCCCACGTCGCGGCGGCCGAGGACCCCCGGCAGGAGCGCGCCGCGCTCGGAGCGGCGGACGACGACGGCAGCGAGGCGGTCTTCGCCAAGATCCGCGAACTCGGGCGGCTGCACGCCGAGGGCCTGCTCACCGACGACGAGTTCAGCGCCAAGAAGGCCGAGCTGCTCGACCGCCTCTGACGGCGTCCCGTGCGTGTTCGCGCCCGGTGGACACCCGGGACGCCGTACCCTCTCCTCGTCGTTCTCCGTCAGGCGTCCGCCGGACACCTCCGTCCGCGGCGCCCGACTCCGCCGGGGTCCCCGGGGAGGAACCACGTCCACGAACACGTCCACGAAAGGCCCCACGCTTTGCGTACCTTGTACCCGCCCATCGAGCCGTACGACTCGGGGATGCTCGACGTCGGCGACGGACACCGCGTCTACTGGGAGCTGTGCGGCAACCCCGCGGGCAAGCCCGTGGTGTTCCTGCACGGTGGCCCCGGCGGCGGATGCGTGCCCGACCACCGCAGGCTCTTCGACCCGGAGCGGTACCGGATCCTGCTGTTCGACCAGCGCAACTGCGGCCGCTCCACCCCGCACGCCAGCCAGATGGACACCGACCTGTCCACCAACACCACCTGGACGCTGGTGCAGGACATGGAGCGGCTGCGCGAGATGATCGGCGCGGAGTCCTGGCAGGTCTTCGGCGGGTCCTGGGGCAGCTGCCTGGCGCTGGCCTACGCCCAGCGCCACCCCGACCGCGTCAGCGAGCTGGTCGTGCGCGGCATCTTCACCCTGCGCGAGAGCGAGCTGCGCTGGTTCTACCAGGAGGGCGCCTCCCAGCTCTTCCCGGACCTGTGGGAGTCCTACCTGGCGCCCATCCCCGAGGAGGAGCGCGGCGACCTCATCGCCGCCTACGCGCGCCGCCTGAACTCGCCCGACCGTGAGGAGCGCCTGGCCGCCGCGCGCTCGTGGAGCGTGTGGGAGGGGTCCACGGTCACCCTGCTGCCCAACCACGAGCTGCGCGAGCACCACGCGGACGAGGACTACGCGCTGGCCTTCGCGCGGATCGAGAACCACTACTTCGTCAACCGCGGGTTCCTGGAGCCCGACCAGCTCATCGACGGGGCGGAGGCGATCCGGCACATCCCCGGCGTGATCGTGCAGGGCCGCTACGACGTGTGCACCCCGGCCCGCACCGCCTACGACCTGCACAAGGCGTGGCCGGAAGCGGAATTCCACATCGTGGACGACGCCGGGCACGCGTTCAGCGAGCCGGGCATCCTGGACCACCTGATCGAGGCGACCGACCGCTTCGCGAAGTAGGCGGTCCGGCCCCGGGGCGGGAGGGCTGCCCCGGGTCCGCGGGCGGGACGCGGGGGTGGAGTCCCCGTGCTCCTGCGCGCCCCTGAGCCCCGAGCGCCCCGACCGGTCCGGCCGGGGCGCGAACGCGGCCGGGGCCGTGCGCGGGAGGGACCGCGCGAGGCGTCCGCCGGGAGCGGGACGGTGGGGACGTGCGCCCGCCGCCCTCCCTAGTAGCCGCGCTCGTAGGAGCAGCTCATCCCGGCCTGGCCGCCGATCTCGAACAGGCCCAGTTCGTCCAGCTGCTGGAGGCCCCGGTGGCGGGACAGGTTCCACGACGCGAACCCGGCGTCGTCGGCCTCCTCCACGAGGTCCTGGAACCCCACCAGGGCGCAGTCGCGTTCGTCGCCCTCCAGTTCGAGCAGACCGGGGATCGCGTCGGCGGACAGGTCGCGCAGGTACCAGGTGTCGATCGTGGACAGGTCCAGGTCCCGGTGGCTCTCGGCGATCCGCAGGTCCGGGTTGCCGTAGGCGAACACGGCCAGTGCCGTTCCGGCCAGGGCCGCCGTGACCCGGGGCAGCCAGGCCGCCGAACGGCCCAGGGTGTCGAGCGCGCCCGCCACGAGCAGCAGGCCGAACACCCCCGCGCTCCACACGATCCACGCCTCGGCGCTGGCCCGCATCCGGGTCAGCCCGTAGGTGTCGATGTACAGCTGCAGGCGCAGCATCGCCGAGGCCAGGATGACCAGGGTGAGCGTGCACAGCAGCCCGAGCAGGACGTTGCGCAGGACACGGGTGGTGCTGGAGGGCAGGATGCGTACGACCACCGCGATGACGCACAGGACGAGCAGGCTGACCACGACCAGCTGGAAGAAGCCCTGGCGCGCGTACTCGGCGTAGGTGACCCCGGCGACGCGCTGGACGTACTCGTCGCCGCCGAACATCGCGACGGCCTGCACCGCGAGGAAGGCGGTGAACAGGAGGACCAGGGCGCCGAGCGGGATCGTCCACACCCACACCGGCAGGGGAGTCCGCTCGGGGGAGGGGTTCACGGGAGTGGCGCGGGGGGCGTGCCTCGGCGCGTGGCGGCGGCGCGCGGCCAGCACGGCGGAGCCGGTGAGCAGCATAGCCGTCACCATGGCGAACAGGTCGCCGAACGGGTTGAGGTCGCCCTCCCGGAACAGGTTGGTGAACATCCGGCCCAGGTAGCTGCCGAACACCGGGTCGGCGAAGGCGAAGAGCACGCCGAAGACGAGCAGCAGCCCGACGGTGGCCACCGTGGTGACCAGGACCGGCCCGACCAGGCGGCGGGATCGCGAGCTCTGCAGCGGAGCGGCCAGGAACCGCGGTGTGGAGGGCAGGTTGCGCAACAGGGCGAGCGAGCCGGTGACGACGCCCGCCGCGCCCTGGCGGGAGGCGGGGTTGCGCGCGGCGAAGGCCATGGAAGCGAAGAGGAAGGACGCGGTCAGGGTCCACAGGAGCACCCAGCCCGCGTCCCGGAACACCGCCGTGAACAACAGGGCGGCGGCGAGCACGCCGTAGACCGCCGACCAGGTGTGGGAGTAGCGGTCAGGTGTGGGTTCGGGGTCAGGGGCAGCAGAGGAGTGAGGAGCAGAGAGGCGGGGGGCAGAGGCCGCTGGGGTGTGCGGGGCCGCGGGGTGGGAGGAGGTCTGAGGGGTGGGGGCGGTCTGAGGACCGGAGGCGGATGGGGAGGCGGTGGCAGTGGTGTGTGGGACTGCGGGGCGGGCGAGAGGTTGAGGTGAGGGCGTGACGGCTGGAGCGGCCCCGGCGGCCTCAGCGGTAGCGGTTTCGCCAGCACCGGTGGAGGCGGTATTGGTGGCCTCGCCAGCCTCGCCAGCCTCGCCAGCCTCGCCAGCCTCGCCAGCCTCGCCAGCCTCGCCAGCCTCGCCAGCCTCGCCAGCCTTGGTGATGCCGGTGGCACCGGTGGCCTCTTCGCTTCCAGGCGTACGTGTTCCGCTGCTGTCGGATTCACCGGCCTCCGTGGCCTCCGGCGCCCCTTCCATCTCGGCCGAGGGATCGGCCCCGCAATCCGCACGGGTCTCTGCGGCCCCAGAAGCCGGATCTCCGGTCTCAGGGGAGACCCCGGCGTGCTCCGCGTCCGCTGCGGCTACGGAGGAGTTCCCGGGGCGCGGTTGTCCGTCGTCCTTGGCGGGGACGCTCCGGGCGGTCGGATCGGGGACACCCGAACCCCCGGCCACGGGGGTCCGCGTGCTCCCAGCGGTGCCAGAAGAGCTCCCGGGCCCCGGTTCCCCGTTTCGTTCCTCCTCGTCCTCCATACCGCTCTCGGGGATGGCCGGGCGCACCATCAGCGCGGCGAAAGCGGTCAGACCCGCGACCACACCGGTGATGACCAGGCCGATCCCGGGCCGGTCGAACGTGGCCAGCAGCGCGGCCACCACGCCGACGCCGAGCACGGCGACCGGCAGCCACGCGGGTGCACGGGGCAGGGGCACCCGCGGCCGCTCCCGGTACCGGTAGGCCGGGTCGTGGTACGTCTGCTGGTAGTGCTGCGCGTAGGACAGGTGCGCGAACGTCGTGCCGTACTGCTGCGGTTCCCGGTGGGCGCTCCGCGGCCTTGCCTGCCCCACCTGTCCCGGGTGTTCCGTCTGGTCTGGAGGGACCGGATGCCTCTCCTGCTCCGGCGGGCCCGGCCGTCCTGAGACTTCCGACGGACTTAGTCGCCCCGTCCGTAACGGTGGATCCACCCGCCCCGGTTGCCCCTCCCGCTCCACCTGCTCCGCTGGACCCGGTGGCACGGGGGTCCCTTCCGGTCCCGGCACGGGGGCGGCCTCCGCCGCCGACCTACGGTTCTCGGGATTCCCGGTGGTCTCGTCCTCGCTCACCCGTGTGCCCCTTTCCCGACGGCACCGGACGGCCCGGTGCTGTCGGCAGTGGGACAGCGTGTACGCACTGGTGGTTCACACAACATCCGCTTTATGGACAAAAGCGAAGTTATGGACGTGCGCCGGTGCGCCCGTCCGAGCCGTACAGCACGGCCGTCCCGGCTAGAGTCGGGGATCACACCCCTTCCGCGCGAGGAGTCCAGCGACGATGCGAGTCGAGGTCGACTACGACCAGTGCGAGAGCAACGCCCTGTGCATGGCCGCCGCACCGGAGGTCTTCGAGGTCCGCGACGACGACTTCCTCTACCTGCTCACCGAGGAACCCGCCGCCGCGTCCCGCGAACGCGTCCGCCAGGCCGAACGCATGTGCCCCAAGAGGGCCATCACCGTGCGGGAGTGACCCCCGCGGCCGCCAACGCCTCGTCCCACGTCGTCGGCTTCTCCAGCAGACCCCGGTAGCGCATGGTCTTGGGCGTGGAGCGCAGCCCCAGCACACCGGTGAGCATTCCGCCCCGGCCCAGGAAGGCCACGAACTTTCGGTCCTCCGGGGAGCCGTGCACGAAGGCGACCTGATCGGCGGGCGCGCCCTGGCCCAGCAGCTGGACCTTCATCCTGTATTGGTCGGACCAGAAGTAGGGCACCGGCGTGAAGGGCGTGCGCCCGCCGTCGCCCGCCAACAGGTTGTGCGCCGCGGCCTCGCCCTGCTCGCCCGCGTTGGTCCAGTGCTCCAGGCGGATCCGCCCGCCGTAGCGCGGGTGCGGCCAGTTCGCCAGGTCGCCGACCGCGTACACGTTCGGCACCGAGGTCGCGGAGTACTCGTCGCACGCCACCGAGCCGTCGGCCAGCAGCTCCACCCCGGACCCGCGCAGCCACTCGGTGTTCAGGTGCACGCCGATCCCGGCGACCACGAGGGAGGCCTCCACCGCCGAGCCGTCGGCGAGCCGGACCCGCTCCACCCGGCCCCGGCCCTCGAAACCGGCCACGCCCACGCCCAGGCGCACGTCGACGCCGTTCTCCCGGTGCAGCTCCGTGAGGACCTCGCCGATCCTCGGGTCCACGACCCGGGTCAGCGGTGTGGGCGCCGCCTCCACCAGGGTCACGTCCATGCCCACCGCTCGGGCGCTGGCCGCCACCTCGGCGCCGACGAAACCGGCCCCGACCACCACCAGCCGACCACCGGAGTCGAACTCCGACCGCACCGCCTCGGCGTCGTCCAGGGTGCGCAGCACGTACACGCCCGCCAGGTCGGTGGCGGGGCGGCGCGCCCGCGCGCCCGTGGCGATCACCAGGCCGTCGTAGCGCACCGTCGAGGCGGCGCCGCCCGGACCGGACACGCTCACCTCACGGGCGGCGGTGTCCAGCCCCACGGCCCGGCTGCCCGGACGGAAGTCCAGGTCCAGCGCGTCCACGGCCTCGTCCTCGCGCAGACGCAGCGCCCGGTGGCCCACCAGCCAGCCCGGGCCGCCGCCCGGGGGCTCCATACCCACCCCGGTCAGGACCTCCTTGGACAGCGGAGGCCGCGAGTAGGGCCGGTGCGCCTCCTCGCCCAGGAGCGTCAGCCGCCCCTCGTACCCGCGTTCGCGCAGCGCCTCGGCCGTGTGCAGCCCGGCCATCCCCGCTCCGACGACGACGATGTCGTTGAGGGTGTCCCGCACGGTGGTGTCCCTTCCGGTGGTGGTTCCCGAGGTCGGGGTCGGTCAGAGCGGGCGGACCTCGCCGACGGGGGCGCCACCTCCGAGGACGTCCACGCGCAGCCGGTCCTGGACGGGGGAGACGTCCACACCGAGGGTCCGCAGCGCGTCGAGTGCGACCAGCGTACGCGCCCGCTCCTCGGCGTCCCCGTCGCTGATCTTGACGGCGACGGTCTCGCCGGTGGCGGCGCTGAGCACCAGCACCCCGTCGGCTCCGCCCTTGGCCACCAGGCCGGGCATACGCCTCATGAGGTCGGTGTCGATCCGGTCGCTGCCCGCCACGTACAGCGGGTGGGCGCTCATCGCCTCGACCACGGCCCGTTCAGGACCGCCCTCGGGGGCGGTGCGCATGCGCCACAGACCGCGGGCCAGACCGGTCAGGGAGACCGCCATCTGGGGCGCCCCGCAGCCGTCCACGGCGGTGTGCGCGACCGGCTCCTCGCACAGCTCCTCGATGGTCTCGCGGACCAGGACCTGGAAGGGGTGCTCTGCTTCCAGGTAGTCCCCGGTGCTCCACCCCCGGGCGACGCAGGCGGCGAGCATGCCCGCGTGCTTGCCCGAGCAGTTCATCAGCACGCGCTCGGGCTCGCGTCCGGCGCGCACGAACGCGGCGCGCGCCTCCCTGCCGCCGGGGGCGGCCGGGGGACAGCCCAGGGCGTCGGCGGTGAGCCCGGCCGCGGCCAGGATGCGCTCGGTCTCGGCGGTGTGCGCCTCCTCACCGGAGTGGCTGCCCGCGGCGATGGCCAGCGAGGGCCCCTCCAGGCGCGCGCCCGCCCGCAGCATCGCCAGCGCCTGGAAGGGCTTGGCCGAGGAGCGCGGGAACATGGGCTGGTGCACGGGGCCGCGCGCGTAGGCGATCCGGCCGTCCGCGGCCAGTCCGACGACCGCGCCGTAGTGGACGCTCTCCAGCATTCCGGACCGGACGACCTGTGCCAGGGGGACGTACTCGGGCAGCGGGCTCTGGGGCATGCGGGCTTCTCCTCGCCGTTGAGGTCGGGGCAGGGTGCGCGTGGAGTGTCCTCCTGTGGGTGGACACGACTGAGAACGTTACATAACCCCCCTTTCTTCCGGTCGCCCCGCGGTCGCGGAACCGGCCCGACCGCAGACGCCTCGCGGTCCGGGGGCTGACCGGAGCGGTCGGCCCCCCGCCGCCGGGAGGGGCCCGCCACGTGCGCGGGGTCCGCTGTCGGACGCGGGGAGTAAGGTCGTTGCCGGTACGCGGCGAGGTGGGACGGCCGTTCGACACGAGGTACGAGGGAGTGGGTCACACGATGGGAACGCTGCGGATGGGCGCGCTGACCCGGCGCAGGGTCGGCATGCGGGCGGCGGACCTGGAGTACGCGGTGCTCGACATGGAGACCACCGGCCTCGAACCGCGCGAGGGCGCGCGCATCGTGGAGATCGCCGTGGTGCGCGTGCGCGGCGACGGCAAGTTCGTGGAGGAGTTCAGCACTCTGATCGACCCGCGCGCGCCGGTGGGCGGCCGGGAGTTCCACGGCATCGGCGAGGGCGACACGGTGGGCGCCCCGACCGCGGCCCAGGTGGTGCCCAGACTCACCGAACTGCTCTCCGGGGCGGTCGTGGTCGGCCACAACCTCGACTTCGAACAGCGCTTCCTGGCCTCGGAACTGGTGCCCGCCGGGCTTCCCACGGGCCAGGCCGGGCTGTGCACGCTGCGCGCGCTGCGCTCCCAGGTGGAGCTGGAGCGGTACTCGCTGCCCAAGGCCTCCCACCGGCTCAGCGGCGACTGGCCGACCGGACAGCACACCGCGCTGGGAGACGCCCGTGCCTGCGCCAAGCTGCTCGCGGAGATGCTCACCAACGCCCCCGGCGAACTGCGCTACGGCGGTCCCGCGCCCAAGCGGCTCACGGTGCCGGACCCGGTTCCCGGCCCGGTCGGCGCTGCGGGGCCCGTCCGCTGGAAGCCGCGCACGTCCTCGGTGCCCGGCGGACTGCCCCCGTTGAGCCCCTGGCAGGCGCGGTGGCGGCCCCACGAGCTGGACCCGCTGCTGTGCGGCGGGGCCTTCGGCGCCACGGACCGCGCCATCGCGGAGATGGCCGCGCACCGGGACACCCGCTTCCGCGAGCGGCTGGCCGCGGCCGCCGCGGTGACGGGCGGGCTCGCGGCCACCGCCGCGGGCGGCCTGCTGCTGCGCATGGCCGGCGGCGGGGGCACGCGCGACCTCGGTTACCCGGCCGGACGCGGCGACGGCTCCCCGGAACGGCTGCTCGGCCGGATCGGCCGGTCCGTGCTCAGGGACCGGCCGGGGTTCACAGACCGGACAGGGTGAGGAAGAACGCCACGATCAGCGCGCTTCCGCCGAATGTGGTGAGCAGCGCCTTGCCCGGTTCGGTGAGCCGGGCCGACACCAGTCTCACGCGGGGGCGCACCATCTCCGGGCTCCGCGCGGCGGCCACGGAGCCGCCGCGGCCGGGGCGGGGCGCCGGGATCCGCCCGGGGACGTAGCTGGGGACCTTGTTGAACATGGCGACCGCCACCAGGACGGCGCCGAGGAGGATCAGTACGAGGGACACGTCGGAGAGGGCCTCACACTCGGTCGAAGGGGCGCCCGCCCCGAGGGGCGGGCGGGGTCACCGATTCTGACCGATGTCGCCGTACCGTTGCGACTTGATATCGCCTCGCCAACGTTGTGGCGCAGGTTATGGGCCAGCCCTTATGACTGCGTGTTTACGAGTCACCACTCCGGGTGTTCTTCGTGGCGGTTTGCGGAAGAACGGTGTCCACGGTTTCGGTCGCCACGCCGAGGGCGCGGAGTACGAACCGTGTGACCAGGGCGTGGGTCTCGTCGAGGTCGATCTCCCCGCTGACGAGGGGCAGGCGCTGGGAGCCGACCATCGACAGGGCCAGCCGGGAGACGGGCTCGGCGGGCAGGGGATCGAACTCGCCCGCGGCGGTGCCCTCCTCCAGGATCTCGGTCAGCAGGCGCTGCATGGGCGCCACGTGGGCGGCGAGCGCCTGGTAGGCGTCCGGGCCGAGGCTGGCCCCGAGTTCGGCGGCGGGCGGGTGCGGATGCGCCATGATGCCCTCCAACTGGAGGCGGACGAACGCCGAGAGCCGCCGCGCCGCCGAGACGCCCGAGGGGAGTTCGCGCCTGTACCGCTCGACGAACGCGCTGTTGACCTGCTCGGTGAAGGCCAGGAGCAGCGCGGGCTTGTCGGGGAAGTAGTTGTACAGGGCGGTACGGGTGATCCCCGCGGAGTTGGCCACGTCGGTCATGGAGATGCGGTCGATCCCCTGGGTCCGGATCAGCTCGTCGACGGCGTCCATGATGCGATCCCGTGTGCGGGCACGGTGGGCGGCGATGGTCGGCGCCGTGATCTTGGGCATCCTCCTATGGTGTCACGCCCGGGGGCGGACCGTGGCGGTCTTCGGTGACCGTGCGCGACGGTGGTGGCAGGGCGGCCGGGAGGGCCGGAGCGGGTCCGGGCACGCTCCGGAACGACCGGGCCCCGCCGGGGCGGGGCCCGGCGGGCGGTCGGCGGCGCGCCCGCCCGGCCACCGGTTCCGCCCGCGCGGGCGTCATCCCCGGGGCGCCGTCAGCGTACGGGTCAGGAAGTCCCGGATGCGCTCGGCGGTGCCGTCCAGGTGGCTCTCCAGCAGGAAGTGGCCGCCTCCGGGCACCAGGCGGATCTCGGCGTCCGGCAGGTCGCGGGCGAAGGCGCGCGCGCCGTCGGGGCCGAAGATGCGGTCCTCGGCTCCCCACACGGCCAGGAGCGGGACGCGGCTCTCCCGGAAGTACGCGTGCACCCGCGGGTAGAGGGGCGGGTTGGTGGCGTAGTCGCGCAGGAGGGCGAGCTGGACGAGGTCGTTGCCGGGGCGGCTGATGTCGCGGTGGTCGGCCGTCCAGGTGTCGGGATCGACCAGTTCGGGGCGGTCCACCCCGTGCAGGTACTGCCAGCGGACCGCGTCCAGGTCGAGGGCGGTGCGGACCGCCGGTTCCGTCGCGGGCCCCGGATCCTTCGCGTAGGCCCACACGGGCGCCCAGAACTCGGGGACGAAGCCGTCCTCGTAGGCGTTGCCGTTCTGGGTGACCACCGCGGTGACCGCCTCCGGGGCGCGCAGCGCGAGCCGCCACCCGACGGGAGCGCCGTAGTCCTGCACGTACATGGCGTAGCTGGTGACGCCGAGCCCGGCCAGGAGCGCCTCCGTGACGTCGGTGAGCGCGTCGAACGTGTACGCGAACGCGTCGGCGGGTGGAGCGTCGGAGTGGCCGAAGCCGAGGTGGTCGGGGGCGATGACGCGGAACCGGTCGGCCAGCCGCGGGATCAGTCGGCGGAACATGCGCGAGCTGGTGGGGAACCCGTGCAGGAGCACCAGGGCGGGCGCGTCGCGGGGCCCGGCCTCCCGGTAGAAGACGCGGTGTCCGCGCACGGTGGCGTACTGGTGGCGGATCTCCGTCATGACTAACCCTCCAGGGCAACTTTGATGGTTATCTCTGCCACCAGTGGAGCGGATGCGGGGTAACCTGTCAAGTCGATGAAGAGGGTTAGTTCGGGAGGTGGGTGGACATGGTCGACGAGGAGGCGCTGCTCGAAGCGCTGAACAGCACCCCGGTGGTGGACGGCCGACGGCGGGACCTGTGGGCCGACGACGCCGCGCCGCGGCGGTGGGCGCGCGAGCACGGCGGTTCCGATGACGCGGCGGCGATCGACTGGCTGCGGACGGCGAGGGACGTGCTCCAGGCCGCCACGCGCGGACCCGTGCCCGAGGCGCGGATGCGGGGGATGCTCGCCGGGGTAACCCGGGTTCCCGACATCGACGGGGCGGACCTGCGGTGGACTCTCCGGGCGCCGCCCGAGCGGACGCTCGCGGTGGAACTGGTGCTCGCCTGGTACGACGTCCAGGAGCGCAGGCCCGGGCGGCTGCGCCCCTGCGGCAACGACGAGTGCCGCCTCTTCCTCCTCGACCGCAGCCGCGCCAACACCGCCCGCTGGTGCTCGATGAGGACCTGCGGCAACCGCCTGAAGGCCCGCCGCCACCAGGAGCGCGCCCGCCGGGCCCCGGAGGCCTGACGGGCGCGCGGTCGGGGCTCAGGCGGCGTCGGCGTCCGCCCCGGTCCCCGGCGCGTACATCCGGCCCAGGTCGGCGAACACCTCGGTGTTGAGCTGGTAGGCCAGCCGGGTCTCGGCCACCAGGCGGGCGGCCGCGGCCTCATCCAGGGCCAGGGAGTCGAGCCGCTCCCGGTACCCGGCGCGGAAGCGGGGCAGGCTGCCCAGCGCGTCGAAGACGTAGAAGGAGACGCCGGCCGCGTCGGTCAGGCCGTAGGCGCTGGCGGCCACGCGGCGGATGAACTGCCCGCCGGACACGTCGCCCATGTAGCGGGTGTAGTGGTGCGCGACGAACCCCTCGGGGTGGTCGGCCATCTGCTCGATGCGCGCCGCGTAGGTGCGGGTGGCCGGGGTGGGGGCGATCCTGTCGCGCCAGTCGGCGCCGAGCAGGTGCTCCAGGTCGCGGACCAGCGCGGGGACCCGCTCCAGTTCCGGGTAGTGGAACCTTCCGGCGACGGGGTCGTCCGCCAGGCGCCGGCCGGTCTCCTCCAGCGCGACGTAGGCGAAGTAGTGCTGGGCGACCATGCCGGTGTAC is drawn from Nocardiopsis dassonvillei subsp. dassonvillei DSM 43111 and contains these coding sequences:
- a CDS encoding asparaginase encodes the protein MPQSPLPEYVPLAQVVRSGMLESVHYGAVVGLAADGRIAYARGPVHQPMFPRSSAKPFQALAMLRAGARLEGPSLAIAAGSHSGEEAHTAETERILAAAGLTADALGCPPAAPGGREARAAFVRAGREPERVLMNCSGKHAGMLAACVARGWSTGDYLEAEHPFQVLVRETIEELCEEPVAHTAVDGCGAPQMAVSLTGLARGLWRMRTAPEGGPERAVVEAMSAHPLYVAGSDRIDTDLMRRMPGLVAKGGADGVLVLSAATGETVAVKISDGDAEERARTLVALDALRTLGVDVSPVQDRLRVDVLGGGAPVGEVRPL
- a CDS encoding 3'-5' exonuclease, with the protein product MGTLRMGALTRRRVGMRAADLEYAVLDMETTGLEPREGARIVEIAVVRVRGDGKFVEEFSTLIDPRAPVGGREFHGIGEGDTVGAPTAAQVVPRLTELLSGAVVVGHNLDFEQRFLASELVPAGLPTGQAGLCTLRALRSQVELERYSLPKASHRLSGDWPTGQHTALGDARACAKLLAEMLTNAPGELRYGGPAPKRLTVPDPVPGPVGAAGPVRWKPRTSSVPGGLPPLSPWQARWRPHELDPLLCGGAFGATDRAIAEMAAHRDTRFRERLAAAAAVTGGLAATAAGGLLLRMAGGGGTRDLGYPAGRGDGSPERLLGRIGRSVLRDRPGFTDRTG
- a CDS encoding TetR/AcrR family transcriptional regulator, translated to MPKITAPTIAAHRARTRDRIMDAVDELIRTQGIDRISMTDVANSAGITRTALYNYFPDKPALLLAFTEQVNSAFVERYRRELPSGVSAARRLSAFVRLQLEGIMAHPHPPAAELGASLGPDAYQALAAHVAPMQRLLTEILEEGTAAGEFDPLPAEPVSRLALSMVGSQRLPLVSGEIDLDETHALVTRFVLRALGVATETVDTVLPQTATKNTRSGDS
- a CDS encoding alpha/beta fold hydrolase; amino-acid sequence: MTEIRHQYATVRGHRVFYREAGPRDAPALVLLHGFPTSSRMFRRLIPRLADRFRVIAPDHLGFGHSDAPPADAFAYTFDALTDVTEALLAGLGVTSYAMYVQDYGAPVGWRLALRAPEAVTAVVTQNGNAYEDGFVPEFWAPVWAYAKDPGPATEPAVRTALDLDAVRWQYLHGVDRPELVDPDTWTADHRDISRPGNDLVQLALLRDYATNPPLYPRVHAYFRESRVPLLAVWGAEDRIFGPDGARAFARDLPDAEIRLVPGGGHFLLESHLDGTAERIRDFLTRTLTAPRG
- a CDS encoding CGNR zinc finger domain-containing protein, which translates into the protein MVDEEALLEALNSTPVVDGRRRDLWADDAAPRRWAREHGGSDDAAAIDWLRTARDVLQAATRGPVPEARMRGMLAGVTRVPDIDGADLRWTLRAPPERTLAVELVLAWYDVQERRPGRLRPCGNDECRLFLLDRSRANTARWCSMRTCGNRLKARRHQERARRAPEA
- a CDS encoding biliverdin-producing heme oxygenase, with product MSATAEVPATTAPDTPGTFSERLRAATWSDHQAAEDHGFTRALMDGTLPLDGYTGMVAQHYFAYVALEETGRRLADDPVAGRFHYPELERVPALVRDLEHLLGADWRDRIAPTPATRTYAARIEQMADHPEGFVAHHYTRYMGDVSGGQFIRRVAASAYGLTDAAGVSFYVFDALGSLPRFRAGYRERLDSLALDEAAAARLVAETRLAYQLNTEVFADLGRMYAPGTGADADAA